One Candidatus Acidiferrales bacterium genomic window carries:
- the bcp gene encoding thioredoxin-dependent thiol peroxidase, whose amino-acid sequence MAALKEGDRAPDFSLLADDGQTISLGAFRGKHVVLYFYPKDMTPGCTLEACSFRDHYAAIRRAGAEILGVSFDSTDRHRKFKEQQKLPFPLLTDSKKETATAYGVHKRKSLYGRLFKGIERTTFLIDAEGKIKKIFPKVKVKGHSEEVLAALR is encoded by the coding sequence ATGGCTGCACTCAAGGAAGGCGACCGGGCACCGGACTTTTCCCTGCTGGCCGACGACGGCCAAACCATTTCCCTCGGAGCTTTTCGCGGCAAGCACGTGGTGCTCTATTTTTATCCGAAGGACATGACGCCCGGGTGCACGCTTGAGGCCTGTTCGTTTCGCGACCATTACGCCGCCATCCGCCGGGCGGGCGCGGAGATTCTGGGCGTCAGCTTTGACTCGACCGACCGGCACAGGAAATTCAAAGAGCAGCAGAAGCTTCCCTTTCCGCTCCTCACCGACTCCAAGAAAGAGACCGCCACGGCCTACGGCGTGCACAAACGCAAGTCGCTCTACGGCCGCCTTTTCAAAGGGATTGAGCGGACTACCTTCCTCATTGATGCCGAAGGAAAAATAAAAAAGATCTTTCCCAAGGTCAAGGTGAAGGGGCACAGCGAGGAAGTTCTTGCGGCACTCAGGTGA
- a CDS encoding DUF2867 domain-containing protein: protein MLVRPEDFLQRFPDLESLRRSPQAEVTNVHAVAINATPAEIFSLGLQRLSEIRLHPLHQLLFATRVAAGKVFGWDRGLVWDRETNWTVGGRVFFSRVEAIVPGREWVLGVENRLTRTISAFVADPISDSTTMLYNLTRAHFKGRMGRAYWLVIRRFHDTITEDLLGKLKRRVEETRR from the coding sequence ATGCTGGTTCGGCCGGAGGACTTTCTTCAGAGATTTCCTGACCTTGAGTCCTTGCGCCGCTCCCCGCAAGCGGAAGTAACCAACGTCCACGCGGTCGCAATCAACGCCACCCCGGCCGAAATCTTTTCGCTCGGCTTGCAGCGGCTCTCCGAAATTCGTCTCCACCCGCTGCACCAGCTTCTTTTTGCCACCCGCGTCGCGGCCGGAAAAGTTTTTGGTTGGGATCGAGGACTTGTTTGGGACCGCGAAACAAATTGGACCGTGGGCGGGCGGGTCTTCTTCTCTCGTGTCGAGGCCATAGTGCCCGGCCGGGAATGGGTGCTCGGGGTCGAGAACCGCCTGACGCGAACCATCAGTGCCTTCGTCGCCGACCCGATTTCCGATTCGACGACGATGCTCTACAATCTCACCCGCGCCCACTTCAAAGGCCGGATGGGCAGAGCCTATTGGCTGGTGATCCGCCGGTTTCACGACACCATCACGGAAGACCTGCTGGGCAAGCTGAAGCGGCGCGTCGAGGAAACGCGGCGCTGA